A stretch of the Lactuca sativa cultivar Salinas chromosome 9, Lsat_Salinas_v11, whole genome shotgun sequence genome encodes the following:
- the LOC111898236 gene encoding aldose reductase, whose protein sequence is MAQSTLRAKEDVQSFVLLSGHRIPAVGLGTWRSGSQASDSVATAILEAGYRHIDTAWEYGVHDEVGHGLKAAIDAGIERKDLFITSKLWCHDLSPERVRPALLNTLQELQLDYLDLYLIHWPFRLKEGASRPPKAGDVLNFDMEGVWREMEKLKTQNLVRDIGISNFTLKKLNKLTGFAQTMPSVCQMEMHPGWRNDKMLEACKKNGIHVTSYSPLGSQDNGRDLIHDPTVEKIAGKLNKSPGQVLVRWAIQRGTSVIPKSTNADRIKENMQVFDWAIPEQDFNVLSSISDQKRVLHGEDLFVNKNDGPFRSVADVWDHED, encoded by the exons ATGGCGCAATCAACATTGAGAGCAAAGGAAGATGTACAATCGTTTGTACTGTTGAGTGGACACAGAATTCCCGCCGTTGGATTAGGGACATGGAGATCGGGTTCCCAAGCTTCCGATTCCGTCGCCACCGCTATTCTCGAG GCTGGTTATCGACACATTGATACAGCATGGGAGTATGGCGTTCACGACGAG GTAGGGCATGGTCTCAAGGCAGCCATAGATGCAGGAATCGAGAGGAAGGATCTGTTCATCACATCCAAGCTATG GTGTCATGATTTGTCTCCGGAAAGGGTTCGTCCAGCATTGTTGAACACACTTCAAGAGCTTCAGCTCGACTACCTTGATCTTTATCTG ATCCATTGGCCATTTCGTCTTAAAGAAGGAGCCAGTAGGCCTCCCAAAGCAGGAGATGTCTTGAACTTCGACATGGAAGGTGTTTGGAGAGAAATGGAGAAGCTAAAAACACAAAACCTTGTTCGAGACATCGGAATCAGCAATTTCACGTTAAAAAAACTCAACAAATTAACTGGATTTGCACAAACAATGCCTTCCGTGTGCCAG ATGGAGATGCATCCAGGATGGAGGAATGACAAAATGCTGGAAGCATGCAAAAAGAATGGAATCCATGTCACT TCATACTCCCCATTGGGTTCACAAGACAACGGGCGAGATCTGATCCATGATCCAACGGTGGAGAAGATAGCTGGGAAGTTAAATAAGAGCCCAGGGCAAGTACTTGTGAGATGGGCGATTCAAAGAGGAACAAGTGTGATACCAAAATCAACGAACGCAGATAGGATCAAGGAAAACATGCAGGTCTTCGATTGGGCAATTCCTGAACAGGATTTCAATGTTCTTAGCAGCATCTCGGATCAG AAGCGAGTTTTGCATGGTGAAGATTTGTTTGTGAACAAGAACGATGGACCATTTCGGAGTGTAGCAGATGTATGGGATCATGAAGACTAA
- the LOC111898235 gene encoding uncharacterized protein LOC111898235, protein MGTSTGKRGFLRNIVVRFFLFSLLVFGIRFAYVIVIHGESCDIGDEFCFFSSSNLFENQKLVTTAGVGHASSSSVILHPAAASTPEFQKRVMFYITVFQDLIVDGFLFTKSKALCVETPIGDDVYALKEIGVDDAVGIYKKAAKPLVINGLGFRQPFHDNTFDFIFSGGGGFDRSEKAAEFAEEVQRTLKPEGYFIVHTASKDTYSFNSFIGLFNCCKFIRSRHIDGFDSDMPEIHEIVMKKVNDIKIRRKTDQNPNNKCSVPGYKQDLVKRAEPLIPKEPLKPWLTLKRNIQNVKYLPSMVDITFKQRYIYIDVGSRSYGSSIASWFKKQYPKQNKTFEIYAIEADKHFHDQYKSKKGVTLLPYAAWVKNESLTFEINQTPGDENVEKGRGMGRIQPVESGGGIVGSIDEIQGFDFAEWLKNTVTEKDFVVMKMDIEGTEFDLIPRLIETGAICLIDEVFLECHYNRWQKCCPGVRSPKYQKTYGQCLDLFKSLRQRGVLVHQWW, encoded by the coding sequence ATGGGGACTTCCACCGGAAAACGCGGCTTCCTCCGAAACATTGTGGTTCGATTTTTCTTATTCTCGCTTCTCGTCTTCGGCATTCGGTTTGCTTATGTTATCGTTATCCATGGCGAATCGTGCGATATCGGCGATGAATTCTGCTTTTTCTCCTCGtcaaatttgtttgaaaatcaaaAACTCGTCACTACTGCCGGTGTCGGACATGCATCTTCTTCCTCGGTTATCCTCCATCCCGCTGCTGCTTCGACGCCAGAGTTTCAGAAACGTGTGATGTTTTATATCACCGTGTTCCAGGATCTCATAGTTGACGGATTTCTTTTCACAAAGTCTAAGGCTCTGTGCGTTGAAACGCCTATCGGTGACGACGTTTACGCTTTGAAAGAGATTGGCGTCGACGACGCAGTCGGGATATACAAGAAAGCGGCGAAGCCGCTGGTAATTAACGGGCTAGGGTTCCGGCAGCCGTTTCACGACAACACGTTTGATTTTATATTCTCCGGCGGCGGTGGGTTTGACAGATCGGAAAAGGCAGCGGAATTCGCCGAAGAAGTTCAACGTACACTTAAACCCGAAGGGTATTTCATTGTTCATACAGCATCGAAAGATACGTACAGTTTCAATTCGTTTATTGGTTTATTCAATTGTTGTAAATTCATACGTTCACGTCATATCGATGGATTCGATTCCGATATGCCTGAAATACACGAAATCGTGATGAAGAAAGTGAACGATATCAAAATCAGGAGAAAAACCGATCAAAATCCAAACAACAAATGCTCTGTTCCAGGCTATAAACAAGATTTAGTCAAGAGAGCCGAGCCTTTGATTCCAAAAGAACCATTGAAACCATGGCTGACACTAAAGAGAAACATCCAGAATGTGAAGTATCTCCCTTCCATGGTGGACATCACCTTCAAGCAAAGGTACATCTACATAGACGTTGGTTCTCGCAGCTATGGTTCCAGCATTGCCAGTTGGTTCAAGAAACAGTATCCAAAGCAAAACAAGACATTCGAAATATACGCCATTGAAGCAGATAAGCACTTTCACGATCAATACAAATCAAAAAAAGGCGTCACCTTGTTGCCATACGCTGCATGGGTTAAAAACGAGAGTCTAACCTTTGAAATCAACCAAACTCCAGGCGATGAAAACGTTGAAAAAGGAAGAGGAATGGGTCGGATTCAGCCAGTTGAGTCAGGTGGTGGGATTGTGGGGTCAATTGATGAGATCCAAGGATTTGATTTTGCAGAATGGTTGAAGAATACAGTGACAGAAAAAGATTTTGTGGTGATGAAGATGGATATTGAAGGGACAGAATTTGATTTGATCCCAAGGTTAATTGAAACTGGTGCTATTTGTTTAATCGATGAGGTTTTTCTTGAATGCCATTACAATCGGTGGCAGAAATGTTGCCCTGGTGTGAGAAGCCCAAAGTATCAAAAAACTTACGGACAATGCTTGGATCTGTTCAAATCCTTGAGACAACGTGGTGTTCTTGTTCATCAATGGTGGTGA
- the LOC111898234 gene encoding protein WHAT'S THIS FACTOR 1 homolog, chloroplastic: MRRSSILPLLRLHQPLTSSLYDKIRDNSSFTKSSFMWIQIMHKTCGGRRPKKKIYHRVHELDKAMDLQKKPNVILKLKSIIQSQKNQSLLLRDLEKEVGFIQKWNFIAVIEKYPLIFHVSSGHKTPPAVSLTKKAEKIASEESLANELMEPILVNNLKKLLMLSVDCRLPLESIDLIQPEFGLPSDFKKSLIPKFPEFFSVKEVRGIPHLELETWDSSLAITAREERLIQDRISGSSGQLKRARISKDGNFHGPFAFHLKFPVGFRPNMSYLQELEKWQKMDFPSPYLNAKRFEVSDPKARKRVVGVLHEVLSLTMEKRLTSAQLEAFHSELRLPARLLLCLIKHHGLFYITNKGAKSSVFLKEGYEGSRLVDKCPLLMFRDKFVALSGRRDVEHSSCVV; the protein is encoded by the coding sequence ATGAGAAGAAGTTCAATCTTACCATTGTTACGTCTACACCAACCCTTAACATCTTCCCTATACGACAAAATCCGGGACAATTCCTCTTTCACCAAATCAAGTTTTATGTGGATTCAAATCATGCACAAAACCTGTGGAGGAAGAAGACCAAAAAAGAAAATCTACCACAGAGTCCATGAACTAGACAAAGCCATGGACCTCCAAAAGAAACCCAATGTCATCCTAAAGCTCAAATCAATCATCCAATCACAAAAGAACCAATCTTTACTTCTTAGAGACCTCGAAAAAGAAGTGGGATTTATTCAAAAATGGAATTTCATCGCTGTTATTGAAAAATACCCATTAATATTCCACGTCAGCAGTGGTCACAAAACACCACCTGCAGTCTCACTTACCAAAAAAGCCGAAAAGATTGCTTCTGAAGAATCTCTAGCCAATGAACTCATGGAACCCATTTTGGTCAACAATTTGAAGAAACTATTAATGTTGTCAGTTGATTGTAGGTTGCCACTTGAATCCATTGATTTGATTCAACCCGAATTCGGTTTACCTTCTGATTTCAAGAaatctttaatcccaaaatttccCGAATTTTTCTCTGTAAAAGAAGTACGCGGGATTCCCCATCTTGAACTTGAAACATGGGATTCCTCCCTTGCGATAACTGCCCGAGAGGAAAGATTGATCCAAGATAGAATTTCGGGCAGTTCCGGGCAGCTGAAACGGGCACGAATTTCAAAAGATGGAAACTTTCATGGCCCTTTTgcttttcatttaaaattcccAGTTGGGTTTCGACCAAACATGAGTTATCTTCAAGAACTTGAAAAATGGCAGAAGATGGATTTTCCTTCTCCTTATTTGAATGCAAAAAGATTTGAAGTTTCTGATCCTAAAGCTCGGAAGAGGGTGGTTGGAGTTCTTCATGAGGTTCTTAGTTTGACTATGGAGAAAAGGTTGACTTCTGCACAGCTGGAAGCGTTTCATTCAGAATTGAGATTGCCTGCTAGATTGTTGCTTTGTTTAATTAAGCATCATGGTTTGTTTTACATTACTAATAAAGGTGCAAAGAGTAGTGTTTTTCTTAAAGAAGGTTATGAAGGGTCAAGATTGGTTGATAAATGTCCCCTTTTGATGTTTAGGGATAAGTTTGTAGCACTCAGTGGGAGGAGAGATGTTGAACATTCATCATGTGTTGTATGA